The genomic DNA GGCGACTCGCTCACCAGGCGCTGGGAGGATAACCCCGAACTATGGGAGCGCTACTTCTCCCGCTACCGCCCGGCCAACCTAGGCGTCGGCAGCGACCGCCTGGAGCATATCAAGTGGCGGGTGCTGAACGGCGAGCTGGATGGCTTCACGCCCAAGACGGTCGTCATCCTGGCGGGCACCAACAACCTCGACAGCGACGACGAGCAGGAAATTGTGGACGGGATAGGCGAGATCGTGGCGATCGTGCAGGAAAAACTGCCAGCGGCCAAGGTGGTGCTGCTCGGCCTGCTGCCGCGAAACCGCAGCGAGGGCGGGGTGGACTATATGCCGAAGATAGCGCGTATCAATCGGCAGCTTGGTCAGCGCTACGCCAGCACGGCGGTGGCATTCCACGACCTCGGGGACAGCCTGGTCAACCTGCAGGGCGCGGTCGACGCGGCGATCATGCCCGACGGGCTGCACCTGAACGCCGCAGGCTACGCGATCATCGGGCCGAGGCTGCAGGCGATCATCGGGCAAGCATGCGACTAGCGCGCGGTATCTATGGGCTGCGGCCCTCACATGGTATCACTTTTGGGGCTGTCTCTGCATCATTTTGGGGTCGGTCCGACCGGCTGCGGCTTCGATAGCACGGGAAGCGCCCCAGCCGACGGCTGATAGGCCAGCTGGGGCGCTTTCCACTATGGCCGCTGCGCTTCTCTGATTGCTGGCGGCAGGCATCGCTGGGGAAAGATATAGGTGGTCTGATCATCTTTGAGCCAGTCAATCAGCTTCAAGATACCAATATAGTTGAGCGCAATTCCCAGCACCACACCCACAATCCAATCAAACAACATCACCGAATGCGTTTGAGAAATGCGCTGAAAGAAGAGCACCGCAATCGGTAAAAACAACATGTCTGCGGTCGCAATGCCTGGGTTGTAGAGCGTTTTCCCCTTCAGGTTAAAGAGAAAGGTATGAGCGATGATATTGCCGACTGAAACAAGCATGGTTGCAATACCCAACCAAATAGCGCGCTCATTCAGCATGGCAGCCAAAAAGTAAGACAACCACCCGAGAAGGACATTGACCACAAACGCGGTATTGGTGTTCAGCGGATAGCGGTCAGGCTGCTTGCTTGCAAATAGGGTCAGATTGACCATGCCGGGGAAATAGCCAGGAAAGCGGTATTCCTCAAATTGATGAAGAAACAAGGCAGCCAAGCTGACCCAAAGAAGGAAAGCGATGGGACTCAGCGTGGTAAAGAGTAAAAAAAGACTAACGCCTACAGCGAGCACCAAGCCGATATCAAACCAATGCTGCCTCATAAAATGCATCAGATATTTCTCCAGCGAGCAGTTCAACGACCAACATCCGCGCGGACGCTTGAATGGTGTATGATACCTAATAATATGAGCATACGTTATTGAACATAGCACGAGTATAAAGACCTCAAGCGCTTGAGGTCAAGAGGGTGAACATGGAACAGCGACAAATCTATCTTGGCTAGTTACACTCATCCCGTCAATAGCGACTGGCTCGCGGATGAGCTGCGCCTGAGCGAC from Chloroflexia bacterium SDU3-3 includes the following:
- a CDS encoding HXXEE domain-containing protein, which encodes MNCSLEKYLMHFMRQHWFDIGLVLAVGVSLFLLFTTLSPIAFLLWVSLAALFLHQFEEYRFPGYFPGMVNLTLFASKQPDRYPLNTNTAFVVNVLLGWLSYFLAAMLNERAIWLGIATMLVSVGNIIAHTFLFNLKGKTLYNPGIATADMLFLPIAVLFFQRISQTHSVMLFDWIVGVVLGIALNYIGILKLIDWLKDDQTTYIFPQRCLPPAIREAQRP